A single genomic interval of Halobacillus halophilus DSM 2266 harbors:
- a CDS encoding glycosyltransferase family 4 protein, whose protein sequence is MRGRVLFCATVDYHFKLFHLPYLKWFKEQGWEVHVAASGNVNLPYVDQKFNIPIQRSPFSLKNVQAYQDLNGLINEHHYEIVHCHTPMGGVLARLAARNARKNGTKVIYTAHGFHFCKGAPITNWLLYYPIEKLLASSTDCLITINQEDFLLATQRFKTKQIELVNGVGVNIEEFKKISEKEKVTLRKSSGYGPDDFLLFYAAEFNKNKNQQFLLQSLALIKKDVPQARLILAGEGSTLGVCKELAAKLEIDHMVDFLGYCDDIKGIVSMCDMVAASSLREGLPVNIMEAMACGLPIVAIDNRGHRELVENDVNGWVFKNHQVLEFSEKVKHIAEHMEVRQQLGNNGRNIIIQKYSTNKVIQQNSKIYQSYMREGEIEEWAIH, encoded by the coding sequence ATGAGGGGAAGAGTTCTATTTTGTGCTACCGTAGATTATCATTTTAAGCTATTTCACCTTCCGTATTTAAAATGGTTTAAAGAACAAGGCTGGGAAGTTCATGTAGCTGCAAGCGGTAACGTGAATCTTCCCTATGTGGACCAAAAATTTAACATTCCAATTCAACGATCTCCTTTTAGTCTGAAAAATGTGCAAGCTTATCAAGATCTTAATGGTCTAATAAATGAGCACCACTATGAAATTGTTCATTGCCATACACCGATGGGCGGGGTTCTAGCTCGCTTAGCAGCTCGAAACGCAAGAAAAAATGGAACAAAGGTTATTTATACCGCTCACGGATTCCATTTTTGTAAAGGTGCCCCGATTACGAATTGGCTCCTTTACTATCCAATTGAAAAATTATTAGCTTCTTCTACGGATTGCTTAATCACAATTAACCAGGAGGATTTTCTGCTGGCTACTCAGCGGTTTAAAACAAAACAAATCGAACTTGTGAATGGTGTCGGGGTAAATATAGAGGAATTCAAGAAGATTAGTGAAAAAGAAAAAGTCACGTTGAGAAAGTCATCGGGGTATGGTCCTGATGACTTTTTATTATTCTATGCAGCTGAATTCAATAAAAATAAAAATCAACAATTTCTACTTCAATCATTAGCATTAATAAAGAAGGATGTTCCTCAAGCCAGATTGATACTTGCTGGAGAAGGAAGCACTCTTGGTGTTTGCAAGGAGCTAGCCGCCAAGCTTGAAATTGATCATATGGTGGATTTCCTGGGATATTGTGATGATATTAAGGGAATTGTTTCCATGTGCGATATGGTAGCTGCCTCCAGCTTGAGGGAAGGCTTGCCTGTAAATATCATGGAAGCTATGGCTTGCGGCTTGCCGATTGTGGCTATTGATAACCGCGGTCATAGAGAGTTAGTAGAAAATGATGTAAACGGGTGGGTATTTAAAAACCATCAAGTCTTAGAGTTCTCAGAAAAAGTCAAACATATTGCGGAACATATGGAAGTTAGACAACAGCTTGGGAACAATGGGAGAAACATAATTATCCAAAAATATAGTACTAATAAAGTCATCCAACAAAATAGTAAAATCTATCAATCTTATATGAGAGAAGGTGAAATCGAGGAATGGGCGATCCATTAA
- a CDS encoding glycosyltransferase family 1 protein — protein sequence MGDPLRVLHVVVNMNRGGAETLIMNLYRNIDRSRVQFDFLTYKEGVFDEEIKKLGGKVHRIPYISEVGHKQFVKGLDTFFRQHFHYKIVHSHMDKMSGLVLRSAKRYGVTARIAHSHNTSSEGGFLTRLYKEYAGIFIKNNATHLYACSNLAAQWLFPKRVNEALIIKNGIDSEKFTYSSTLRKQIRKELNLYEDTHVIGHVGRFSLQKNHMFLIEVFAEYSRKKPNSRLLLIGDGPLRSKIIEKIKVLRLEDKVQLLGIREDIPSLLQAIDVFLFPSFHEGLPVTLIEAQGAGLHCFISDKISGEVDLGLGLMERLPISSEAQAIWVQKLLEKSSFQSQRLISSKKLNQSGYDIHLTARKTENSYLRLGGRAG from the coding sequence ATGGGCGATCCATTAAGAGTATTGCACGTAGTCGTAAACATGAACAGAGGCGGAGCAGAGACCCTCATTATGAATTTGTACCGGAATATAGATCGTTCGAGAGTTCAATTCGATTTTCTCACTTATAAAGAAGGGGTGTTTGATGAGGAAATAAAAAAATTAGGTGGTAAGGTGCACCGGATACCTTATATTTCTGAAGTAGGACATAAGCAGTTTGTTAAAGGCTTGGATACGTTCTTCCGCCAACACTTCCATTATAAGATTGTTCACTCACACATGGACAAGATGAGTGGTTTGGTTCTTCGATCTGCAAAACGTTATGGGGTTACCGCACGTATCGCTCATAGCCATAATACGAGTAGCGAGGGTGGATTTCTAACCAGATTATATAAAGAGTATGCTGGGATATTTATTAAAAATAACGCAACGCATTTATACGCATGTTCTAACCTGGCAGCTCAATGGTTGTTTCCAAAAAGAGTGAATGAAGCTCTTATTATTAAAAATGGGATAGACAGCGAAAAGTTTACTTATTCTTCAACACTAAGAAAGCAAATTAGAAAAGAACTCAATCTGTATGAGGATACTCATGTAATTGGACATGTAGGAAGATTCTCACTTCAAAAAAACCACATGTTTTTAATTGAAGTTTTTGCCGAGTACTCCAGGAAGAAACCAAACTCTAGATTGCTCTTAATTGGAGATGGTCCATTAAGATCTAAAATCATTGAAAAGATAAAGGTTCTTCGTTTAGAAGATAAAGTTCAGTTATTGGGAATAAGAGAAGATATTCCCTCTTTGCTTCAGGCCATAGATGTCTTTCTATTTCCATCATTTCATGAAGGACTGCCTGTGACATTAATTGAAGCTCAGGGCGCAGGACTACATTGTTTCATATCAGATAAGATTTCAGGTGAAGTTGACTTGGGATTAGGGTTGATGGAGAGGTTACCAATTTCAAGTGAAGCCCAAGCAATTTGGGTTCAAAAGCTTTTAGAAAAATCTTCTTTTCAATCTCAGCGTTTAATCAGCTCGAAAAAATTAAACCAAAGTGGGTATGACATTCATCTTACGGCAAGAAAAACAGAGAATTCTTACTTACGGTTAGGGGGGAGAGCAGGTTGA
- a CDS encoding glycosyltransferase family 2 protein encodes MLLTVFTPTYNRAYCLHQCYESLKRQTNKNFIWLIIDDGSTDDTFEKVEEWKKESIIHIHYHYQENQGMHGAHNTAYKLIETELNVCIDSDDYMPDDAVENIVNHWEKYGDELVGGIIGLDAFTDQQIIGSILPTSQNTSTLFDLYYKHGVTGDKKLVYRSELTRKYPYPVFEGEKYVGLAYKYYKLDQEYEMLLLNKVLCCVEYLPDGSSRNMLKQYRRNPQGFSFYRKELMKLSFAGLSFKFRQSIHYVSSSLMMKNWKFIRESPNKGLTILALPLGLLLFTYVTSRTRDVIYE; translated from the coding sequence ATGCTCCTTACCGTCTTTACTCCAACTTATAATCGTGCTTATTGCCTGCACCAATGTTATGAAAGCTTAAAAAGGCAAACGAACAAAAATTTCATTTGGTTAATTATTGATGATGGATCCACAGACGATACGTTCGAGAAAGTCGAGGAATGGAAGAAAGAAAGTATTATTCATATCCACTATCATTATCAAGAAAATCAAGGAATGCATGGGGCTCATAATACAGCTTATAAATTAATTGAAACTGAACTGAATGTATGTATTGATTCAGATGATTATATGCCAGATGATGCTGTAGAAAACATTGTTAACCACTGGGAAAAATATGGAGATGAATTGGTTGGCGGCATCATTGGGCTTGACGCTTTTACAGACCAACAGATCATTGGTTCGATATTGCCGACGAGTCAGAATACTTCTACCCTTTTCGATCTTTATTATAAACATGGAGTAACTGGTGATAAAAAACTTGTGTACCGTTCAGAGCTCACAAGAAAATATCCCTATCCTGTCTTTGAAGGTGAAAAATACGTAGGACTTGCTTATAAATACTATAAGCTAGATCAAGAGTATGAAATGCTTCTACTGAATAAAGTACTCTGCTGCGTGGAGTACTTACCGGATGGTTCTTCCAGAAACATGCTAAAGCAATATCGAAGAAATCCTCAAGGCTTCTCCTTTTATCGAAAAGAGCTGATGAAATTGTCTTTTGCGGGACTATCGTTTAAGTTCAGACAATCTATCCATTATGTATCAAGCAGCCTAATGATGAAAAACTGGAAATTCATCAGAGAGTCTCCTAATAAAGGATTAACAATCCTAGCTTTACCACTAGGCCTTTTATTATTTACTTATGTAACTAGTAGAACAAGAGATGTGATATATGAATAA
- a CDS encoding EpsG family protein, with protein sequence MTQLWMNLALVFCLAYFARLVGVKIQTNTMVISRPNSFFVFGALVSLVLVSGLRSNIGDTYFYKHTYEINTFTWEFIQSQKDIGFGILQMLLKSISDDPQVLIFTTALITNTLIVIVLYKYSRMLELSLYVYITGGLFLVSMNGMRQVLAAAIAFTALKYIVNGNLKRYILVILIASLFHQSALVLLPIYFLVQFKAWSKATVALLIFSVVIVIGFEQFSSLLFSAIEDTQYGDYENFTEGGASALRVAVFGAPILLAYIGKDKLREIFPQSDYIVNLCLIGLVFMIASTQNWIFARFSIYFTLYQLILVSWVVKLFRPRDEKMIYFAITSCYLAYYYFENVMNLNIDYRSEFLVW encoded by the coding sequence ATGACACAATTATGGATGAACCTTGCTTTAGTATTCTGTTTAGCTTATTTTGCGAGGCTGGTAGGAGTTAAAATTCAAACGAATACGATGGTGATCAGTAGACCAAATTCATTTTTCGTATTTGGAGCATTAGTATCACTCGTGCTTGTATCAGGATTGCGATCGAATATTGGAGATACTTACTTTTACAAACATACCTATGAAATCAATACGTTTACATGGGAGTTTATCCAGTCTCAAAAAGATATAGGATTTGGCATACTACAGATGTTATTAAAAAGTATATCTGATGATCCTCAAGTGCTTATATTTACGACAGCACTTATTACCAACACATTAATTGTGATTGTCTTATATAAATATTCTCGCATGTTGGAATTAAGTTTGTACGTGTATATCACAGGTGGTCTGTTTTTAGTATCTATGAATGGGATGCGGCAGGTGTTAGCTGCTGCTATCGCCTTCACAGCATTAAAATATATTGTAAACGGTAACTTGAAACGATACATTCTCGTTATTCTCATCGCTTCGTTGTTTCATCAAAGTGCATTAGTGCTGCTGCCGATTTACTTTCTCGTTCAATTTAAAGCCTGGTCTAAAGCTACGGTGGCTCTGCTTATTTTTTCAGTTGTAATTGTTATTGGATTTGAACAATTTTCATCTTTATTGTTTTCAGCTATAGAAGATACACAGTATGGAGATTATGAGAATTTTACTGAAGGAGGAGCAAGCGCATTAAGAGTAGCGGTATTTGGAGCACCAATTTTGCTTGCTTACATTGGGAAGGATAAATTGAGAGAAATTTTCCCTCAGAGTGATTACATTGTAAACCTATGCTTAATTGGTCTCGTTTTTATGATCGCGTCGACTCAAAATTGGATTTTCGCAAGGTTCTCTATTTATTTTACTTTATATCAGTTGATCCTTGTTTCATGGGTTGTAAAATTATTTCGACCAAGAGATGAAAAAATGATCTATTTCGCAATCACTAGTTGTTATTTGGCTTATTACTATTTCGAAAATGTTATGAACTTGAATATTGATTACCGTAGTGAATTTTTGGTTTGGTAA
- the galE gene encoding UDP-glucose 4-epimerase GalE codes for MSVLITGGAGYIGTHTCVELLNDGHEIIVVDNFSNSQPEALRRVKEITGQEFKTYAIDLLDDQSLERVFTENRISSVIHFAGLKAVGKSVTDPLLYYRNNVIGTIILCEVMNKYDVKNMVFSSSATVYGQPDQVPIREDSSLKTTNPYGRTKHMIEEILRDLYISDSSWSIALLRYFNPIGAHESGMIGESPQGIPSNLLPYISQVAVGSLKELRVFGNDYETKDGTGVRDYIHVVDLALGHVRALDKVESSKGVHTYNLGTGKGYSVLEMVEAFEKSSGRSIPYTIISRRPGDIPICFAETTKANVELGWRAERGLKEMCEDTWRWQSRNPNGYEQSHTESETSVPSKAAEFFVIK; via the coding sequence ATGTCTGTTTTAATAACAGGAGGGGCTGGATACATAGGGACTCACACCTGTGTAGAATTATTAAATGATGGTCATGAAATCATTGTTGTCGATAACTTTTCTAATAGTCAGCCAGAAGCTCTACGAAGAGTAAAAGAAATAACAGGTCAAGAGTTCAAAACCTATGCCATAGACTTATTGGATGATCAATCGCTCGAAAGAGTGTTTACGGAAAACCGAATCTCATCAGTTATTCATTTCGCTGGGTTAAAAGCAGTTGGGAAATCTGTAACTGATCCGCTTTTGTATTACAGGAATAATGTCATAGGAACGATTATATTGTGTGAAGTAATGAACAAGTATGATGTTAAAAACATGGTATTCAGTTCATCAGCCACCGTGTATGGTCAGCCGGATCAAGTGCCGATTCGTGAAGATTCATCATTAAAGACAACCAATCCATATGGAAGAACCAAGCACATGATTGAGGAAATTCTGAGAGATCTATACATTTCCGATTCTTCATGGAGCATAGCACTCTTAAGGTACTTCAATCCGATCGGTGCTCATGAAAGCGGGATGATTGGCGAATCGCCTCAAGGAATTCCAAGCAATCTTCTTCCTTATATTTCACAAGTTGCGGTAGGAAGTTTAAAGGAACTGCGGGTATTTGGAAATGATTATGAGACAAAAGACGGCACAGGGGTGAGAGACTATATACATGTTGTAGATCTAGCACTTGGTCACGTTCGAGCTTTAGACAAAGTAGAATCATCAAAAGGAGTACACACTTATAATTTAGGGACTGGAAAAGGATATAGCGTACTAGAGATGGTTGAAGCTTTTGAAAAATCCTCCGGTAGATCAATTCCTTACACTATTATCAGTAGACGCCCTGGGGATATCCCAATTTGTTTTGCTGAAACAACAAAAGCAAATGTAGAACTGGGGTGGAGAGCAGAACGAGGGCTAAAAGAAATGTGTGAAGACACTTGGCGTTGGCAATCACGCAATCCAAATGGATATGAACAATCACATACAGAAAGTGAAACTTCGGTGCCGAGTAAAGCAGCGGAGTTTTTTGTTATTAAATAA
- a CDS encoding sugar transferase has translation MKRLLDLTISIPLLLMMSPVFVLISIILKVQIGSPIFFTQERPGLNDEPFYLYKFRTMSNRTDEQGNLLSDEKRLTEVGAILRKYSLDEFPQLINVIKGDMSLVGPRPLLLEYLPLYTPEQSLRNLVKPGITGWAQINGRNAITWEEKFRCDTWYVKNWSLGLDIKILALTFSKVLKKEGISHQNQVTMEKFKGSKEVM, from the coding sequence ATGAAAAGATTATTAGATTTAACCATATCCATCCCTTTACTACTAATGATGAGCCCAGTGTTTGTGTTGATCAGTATAATATTAAAAGTGCAAATTGGATCGCCGATTTTTTTTACACAAGAGCGCCCAGGACTCAATGATGAGCCTTTTTATCTTTATAAATTCCGCACGATGAGTAATAGAACCGATGAACAAGGAAACCTACTTTCAGACGAAAAACGATTAACCGAGGTCGGCGCAATTCTTAGAAAATATTCGCTGGATGAGTTTCCTCAGTTAATTAATGTCATTAAAGGAGATATGAGTTTAGTAGGACCGAGGCCATTATTGTTAGAGTATTTACCATTATACACACCAGAACAATCTCTAAGAAATCTTGTGAAACCTGGGATTACAGGCTGGGCCCAAATTAACGGGAGAAATGCTATTACATGGGAAGAAAAATTCCGCTGTGATACATGGTATGTGAAAAACTGGAGTCTTGGGTTAGATATAAAAATTTTAGCTCTTACATTTAGTAAGGTCTTAAAAAAAGAAGGGATCAGCCACCAAAATCAAGTGACAATGGAAAAATTCAAAGGTTCAAAAGAAGTGATGTAA
- a CDS encoding acetyltransferase, producing MEIILIGDGGHSKVIQDIIIAENKHKIVAVLDEKYLGIHKENGIIYGPFTNLNQLNNQDSRVLIAIGNNQIRKKIVREIKLDENQFISVIHPSAIISPSAKIAPGTVVMPNAVINANAVIHSHCIINTGVIVEHDCTIFNYSHLSPRVTLTGNVTVGEGANIGAATTAIPGVTIGEWSVIGAGATVIRDIPGYQKAVGCPAKVMNAEVQVQPLKGGV from the coding sequence ATGGAGATTATCTTAATTGGAGATGGCGGCCATAGTAAGGTTATTCAAGACATCATCATAGCTGAGAATAAGCATAAGATTGTTGCGGTTTTAGATGAAAAATATCTTGGAATTCATAAGGAAAATGGAATAATTTATGGACCATTTACTAATCTGAATCAACTCAATAACCAAGATTCACGGGTCCTTATAGCTATAGGAAACAACCAAATAAGAAAGAAAATAGTTAGAGAAATAAAACTAGATGAGAACCAGTTTATCAGCGTCATTCATCCTTCGGCTATTATTAGTCCTTCAGCAAAGATTGCTCCAGGAACGGTTGTAATGCCGAACGCAGTTATTAATGCTAATGCAGTCATTCACTCTCATTGCATTATCAATACAGGGGTGATTGTCGAACATGATTGCACTATATTCAACTACTCCCACTTATCGCCTCGAGTGACTTTAACTGGAAACGTGACAGTGGGTGAAGGAGCAAACATCGGCGCAGCAACTACTGCGATTCCTGGAGTTACAATAGGTGAGTGGAGCGTAATTGGTGCCGGAGCTACAGTCATCCGTGATATCCCTGGTTATCAAAAGGCAGTAGGATGTCCGGCAAAAGTCATGAATGCAGAGGTTCAGGTTCAACCACTTAAAGGAGGTGTCTAA
- a CDS encoding aminotransferase class I/II-fold pyridoxal phosphate-dependent enzyme, which yields MKNSKIYLSPPHMTGKEQLYINEAFESNWIAPLGRNVDMFEKEIAEYVGAKGAVAVSSGTAAIHLALSLLDVKRGDRVFCSTFTFVASANPILYQGAEPIFIDSEPESWNMSPLALERALYDAYKEGKLPKAVIMANIYGQSGKMDELMTLCDHYRVPIIEDAAESLGSTYHGKHSGSFGDFGVYSFNGNKIITTSGGGMLVSNNEIILEKARFLATQAREQAIYYQHHEVGYNYRMSNILAGIGRAQLEVIEERVHAKREVFKMYERLLADVDGIDFLAELPETRSNRWLTVFTINNLEIAAEPFEVLKSMTEHNIEVRPLWKPLHMQPLYLGTPYYSHSEHVDVSEQLFKTGLCLPSGSNLSEIEQVRVVNCLKESLKGAKRKEGIF from the coding sequence ATGAAGAATTCAAAAATATATCTTTCTCCACCACACATGACGGGGAAAGAGCAACTGTATATTAATGAAGCATTTGAATCGAATTGGATCGCACCGCTTGGTAGAAATGTAGATATGTTCGAAAAAGAAATAGCAGAATATGTAGGAGCTAAAGGAGCCGTTGCTGTCAGTTCAGGTACAGCAGCCATCCATTTAGCTCTTTCTTTATTAGATGTAAAGCGAGGTGATCGGGTATTTTGTTCCACATTCACCTTTGTAGCTAGTGCAAATCCAATACTATATCAGGGAGCCGAACCAATATTTATTGACTCTGAACCTGAATCTTGGAATATGTCTCCACTGGCTTTAGAAAGAGCACTTTATGATGCTTATAAAGAAGGAAAATTACCTAAAGCTGTCATTATGGCAAATATCTACGGTCAATCTGGGAAAATGGATGAATTGATGACCCTTTGTGATCACTATCGGGTCCCGATAATTGAAGACGCGGCCGAATCACTTGGCTCAACTTATCATGGGAAACACAGTGGGAGCTTCGGTGATTTTGGAGTTTATTCGTTCAATGGAAATAAAATCATAACCACTTCCGGCGGAGGAATGCTTGTATCAAATAATGAAATAATACTAGAAAAAGCACGCTTCTTAGCTACTCAAGCCAGAGAGCAAGCCATTTATTATCAACACCATGAAGTGGGGTATAACTATCGGATGAGTAATATTCTGGCCGGTATTGGGAGAGCGCAATTAGAAGTAATCGAAGAACGTGTTCATGCAAAAAGAGAAGTATTTAAGATGTATGAACGCCTATTAGCTGATGTAGATGGAATAGATTTTCTAGCTGAACTCCCCGAAACTAGATCGAATCGTTGGTTGACTGTTTTTACCATAAATAATCTGGAAATTGCCGCAGAACCATTTGAGGTTCTTAAATCTATGACTGAACATAATATTGAAGTTCGACCGCTATGGAAGCCACTCCATATGCAACCGCTATATTTAGGCACACCCTATTATTCTCATTCGGAACATGTAGACGTATCAGAACAGTTGTTTAAAACAGGACTCTGTCTTCCATCTGGATCGAACTTATCTGAAATCGAACAGGTAAGAGTAGTCAATTGCTTAAAAGAATCGTTAAAAGGAGCTAAAAGAAAAGAAGGTATCTTCTAA
- a CDS encoding helix-turn-helix domain-containing protein, with protein sequence MIGTNIHCIRKKRGLSLSDLAERAGISKSYLSNLERNLNKNPSIKMVDKIASVLGIDLLVLMKNGDINDFPYQPLEKEWMKFINDLKASGVQKDQLNDYKKLIEFINWQNEQEKVPHN encoded by the coding sequence ATGATAGGAACTAACATTCATTGTATTCGAAAGAAAAGGGGCTTATCCTTGTCAGATTTGGCAGAGCGTGCGGGAATATCAAAATCTTATTTAAGCAACCTCGAAAGAAACTTAAATAAAAATCCTTCTATTAAAATGGTAGATAAAATTGCTTCTGTATTAGGAATTGATTTGTTGGTTCTAATGAAAAATGGAGACATTAATGATTTTCCTTATCAACCACTGGAAAAAGAATGGATGAAATTCATTAACGACTTAAAAGCATCAGGGGTTCAAAAAGATCAACTTAATGATTATAAGAAACTGATTGAATTTATTAATTGGCAGAACGAACAAGAAAAGGTTCCTCATAACTAA
- a CDS encoding glycosyltransferase family 1 protein, whose protein sequence is MSEGKPVKVLHVVGVMNRAGTETMLMNIYRQIDKEKVQFDFVSYSNKEGHYDEEIRNLGGRVITLSNTQSVKDLYHVIKQNGPYQALHAHTLFHCGVANIAAILTGIPIRISHAHTTLDKNDSISRKIYIKLMRMVINMASTKRLACSKGAGKYLFGEKYLRKSSYSYFPNVINYGELLNEREEEVSNFKREVGLEDKLVFGHIGRFIDAKNHLYIIEIFKCLLKKEPNARLLLVGEGDLKQDIENRAKDEGISESIRFVGVRQDIATMLQSMDVFLFPSIYEGLGLVLLEAQAAGVPCIVSESIQPEADVGLDLFSKLNLREGAEVWAEAALSNVGKKEHNRNFIESSFNTNHYSLNQGISKLLKIYKIPGGGVYETRIDRHV, encoded by the coding sequence ATGAGTGAAGGTAAACCAGTGAAAGTACTTCATGTTGTAGGGGTTATGAATAGAGCCGGCACTGAAACGATGCTCATGAATATTTACAGACAAATTGATAAAGAAAAAGTTCAATTTGACTTTGTTTCTTATAGTAATAAAGAAGGACACTATGACGAAGAAATAAGGAATTTAGGTGGTCGAGTTATTACATTATCTAATACTCAATCCGTTAAGGACCTATACCATGTTATTAAACAAAATGGTCCTTACCAGGCCCTCCATGCCCATACGTTATTCCATTGTGGTGTGGCCAATATTGCAGCTATTCTGACCGGAATTCCGATAAGGATTTCACATGCACATACCACGTTAGATAAAAACGATAGCATTTCCCGAAAAATTTATATAAAACTCATGCGAATGGTGATTAATATGGCCTCTACTAAGCGATTAGCTTGCAGCAAGGGAGCTGGTAAGTATTTGTTCGGGGAGAAATACCTGAGGAAATCTTCCTATAGTTATTTCCCTAATGTTATTAATTACGGTGAACTTCTAAATGAACGCGAAGAAGAAGTTAGTAATTTTAAGAGAGAAGTTGGTTTAGAAGATAAATTAGTGTTCGGTCATATTGGAAGGTTCATAGATGCAAAAAACCATCTTTATATAATTGAAATATTTAAATGTTTACTAAAGAAAGAACCTAATGCCAGGTTACTTTTAGTCGGAGAGGGTGACTTAAAGCAGGATATAGAGAACAGAGCAAAAGATGAAGGGATTTCTGAAAGCATCCGTTTTGTAGGGGTAAGGCAGGATATTGCCACTATGCTGCAAAGCATGGATGTTTTTTTATTCCCGTCGATCTATGAGGGATTAGGGTTAGTACTCTTAGAGGCTCAGGCTGCTGGAGTTCCCTGTATTGTATCTGAATCCATTCAACCAGAGGCGGATGTAGGTTTAGACCTGTTTTCTAAGTTGAATTTAAGAGAAGGTGCTGAAGTTTGGGCAGAAGCTGCTTTATCAAATGTAGGCAAAAAGGAACATAATAGAAATTTCATCGAATCAAGCTTTAATACAAACCACTATTCTCTAAATCAAGGGATTTCTAAGTTACTAAAAATATATAAAATTCCAGGTGGGGGAGTTTATGAAACACGTATTGATCGCCACGTTTGA
- a CDS encoding glycosyltransferase, translating into MKHVLIATFDMEVGGVERSLIGMLNHFDYENYHIDLMLYSHTGDFMKLLPSKPNLLEEMTVYKTFRMSISETIKNGQIHLGFIRLIAKMQAELSFTQEKGYRQMQYMWKYSLPFLPKLSRRYDVAISYLWPHYFVAEKVEANTKIAWIHTDYSMVNTNVKLDLDLWNKFNYIIAVSEDCRNSFLDKYPSLDSKVEVIENIASPNLIRSLAMQPVSDPMYSDKRFKIVTVARLSYAKGIDHAVKAMKKLVGLSNNIVWYVIGYGGDEDEIRKMIADYRLENHFILLGKKINPYPYIKAADLYVQPSRYEGKAVTVTEAAILNKPILITNYPTAKSQINDGENGYICPMGSEGLYGGIRKLYENRELRNKVTNNQQFTQNAGDELNKIYDLLNSAGRQITI; encoded by the coding sequence ATGAAACACGTATTGATCGCCACGTTTGATATGGAGGTAGGAGGAGTCGAAAGAAGTTTAATTGGGATGTTAAACCATTTTGATTATGAAAATTACCATATAGATCTAATGCTTTATAGTCATACTGGTGATTTTATGAAATTACTGCCGTCGAAACCTAATTTACTGGAAGAGATGACCGTGTATAAAACCTTTAGAATGTCGATAAGTGAAACGATAAAGAATGGACAAATACATTTAGGTTTTATTCGCTTGATCGCTAAAATGCAGGCGGAATTAAGTTTCACTCAAGAAAAGGGATATAGACAAATGCAATACATGTGGAAGTATTCTTTACCTTTCTTGCCTAAACTATCTAGAAGGTATGACGTAGCTATCAGTTATTTATGGCCCCATTATTTTGTAGCCGAAAAAGTTGAGGCTAATACAAAAATTGCGTGGATTCACACTGATTATTCAATGGTAAACACGAATGTGAAATTAGATTTAGATCTTTGGAATAAATTCAATTATATTATTGCAGTCTCCGAAGACTGTAGGAATTCGTTTTTGGATAAATACCCGAGTTTAGACTCGAAAGTTGAGGTAATTGAAAATATTGCTTCCCCAAACTTAATAAGATCATTAGCCATGCAGCCAGTATCAGACCCTATGTATAGCGATAAGCGTTTTAAAATTGTTACTGTTGCGAGATTATCTTATGCGAAAGGGATCGATCATGCTGTCAAAGCTATGAAGAAGTTGGTTGGCCTATCTAACAATATAGTTTGGTATGTCATAGGCTATGGAGGAGATGAAGATGAGATAAGAAAGATGATAGCCGATTACAGGTTGGAAAATCATTTCATTTTATTGGGCAAAAAAATTAATCCTTATCCATATATAAAAGCGGCAGATTTATATGTGCAGCCTTCTAGGTATGAAGGGAAGGCAGTAACGGTTACAGAAGCAGCCATTTTGAATAAACCAATACTTATTACAAACTACCCAACGGCAAAGAGTCAAATTAATGATGGTGAAAATGGATACATCTGTCCAATGGGGAGTGAAGGGCTGTATGGGGGAATAAGAAAATTATATGAGAACAGGGAATTAAGAAATAAAGTAACCAATAATCAACAATTCACTCAAAATGCAGGGGACGAGTTAAATAAAATCTATGATTTATTAAATTCTGCTGGGAGACAAATTACAATCTAA